Below is a genomic region from Caulobacter rhizosphaerae.
ATGCCGCGCCTGATCGACTCCCTGCGGCTGTCGCTATGTCCGGCCTGGGTCTACCTGATCTCGGCCGAGGCGATCGCCGCCGACGTCGGTCTGGGCTACCGCATCTTCCTGGTCCGCCGGTACCTGTCGATGGACATCATCCTGCCCTACGTCGTCTGGATCTCGATCCTGGCGGTGGCGATGGACGTGACGCTGAGGCTGATCGCCCGCCGGGCCTATCCCTGGGCCTATCCGGAGAGGGCGCGCTGATGGGCCTGCTGACCTTCCGCAACGTGTGGGTGGAGTACGGCGACAAGGTCGTGCTCGAGCGGGTCGACCTGTCGATCGCCCCGGGCAGCTTCGTCTCGATCGTCGGGCCATCCGGCGCGGGCAAGAGCACGTTCCTGCGGCTGATCATCGGCCAGGAGGCTCCGACCCGCGGGGCGATCGACCTCGACGGCGAGAAGCTGCGGGCCGAGCCGGGACCCGACCGCGGGGTGGTCTTCCAGAAGTACTCGGTGTTCCCGCATCTGTCGGCGCGCGACAATGTCGTCTTCGGCCTGGACTGCGCCGGTTCGCCGCTCCTGGGCAGGCTGACGGGCGCGCGTCGCCGCAAGGCGCTGGAGGAGGCCGACGCGATGTTGGCCGCCGTGGGCCTGGCCGACAGCGGCGACCTCTATCCGGCCAAGATGTCGGGCGGCATGCAGCAGCGGCTGGCCATCGCCCAGGCCCTGATCAAGAAGCCCCGCATCCTGCTGCTGGACGAGCCGTTCGGGGCCCTGGATCCGGGCGTCCGCCTGGACATGCACGAGCTGATCACCGGCCTTTGGCGCGACAACGGCCTGACGATCATGATGGTGACGCACGACATCAAGGAGGCCTTCAAGCTGGGCACCCGCGTGCTGGCCTTCGACAAGCGCCGCCGCGACCCGCACGCCCCGCATCGCTACGGCGCCACGGTCGTCTACGACTTCCCGCTGGACAAGCCTGGAGCGGTCGGGCCGGAGGCGCTGGCGGGGCTGGGCGGCTAGGCGACCAGAGCGCTGGCCGCCAGTTGCGCCTCGAACGCAGGATTGGCTGGAAGCTTCAGGAGTTCGTGGGGCTCGTTGCGGTCGTTGGCCGTCTTCAGATAGCGCGCGCCGGTGCGGCTGGTCAGGGCCTCGACCTTCACCTCGACGCCGTCGCGCAGCACGAAGAACCGACGCTGGCCCGCGTCGGCCAGCTTGACCGCCTGGCGGATCGTCAGCGACCAGGGCTCCGGCGTATCGCCGCCGACATGGGAAATCCGCTCGTAGGTGGTGTGGCGTCCGTTCTGGGCGATCCAGGTGATTTCGGCGTGTCGGGTCATCGTAGTTTCCGGGTCCGGGCAGGCGCGCGCCGAGACCCGGCCAGGCGACTGTCGCGTGGTCGGAACGTCGAGACGATTGTCTGCTGTGCAAGGGCGCCGAGTTCAGCGCGTGCGCAAGCCTAGCAGGTTTTCCGCGATCCCGGGGAAAAATGCTTGGAAGTCCCGCTCCTTAGCCCGCCAGCGACGCGATATAGGCCCGCCAGCCGCCCAGTTCGGTGATGTCCGTCGCGCCGTTCAGGGCGCGGGGTTCGGCGACGAAGCCCTTGACGGAGGTCCCGTCCTCCAGGGTCACCGTGCCGATGGCGAGCGGGGCGGGCACCTCGGCCGTGAAGGCGCCGAAAGCCTCCACACCCAGTTCGTAGACTTCGACGGCGATCGACGCGCCGCCTTCGCCGACATGGACCAGCGCCGGTTTGGGCGGGGCCGAATTGGCGATGGCGTAGAGCTTGTACGCCGGCGCGGTCGTTGTGGCCGACACCAGGCGGGCCTCGCGCGAGGTCAGTTGCCAGTGCAGCGGCATGCCGGCCAGGTGCGCGCCGACCA
It encodes:
- a CDS encoding ABC transporter ATP-binding protein; this encodes MGLLTFRNVWVEYGDKVVLERVDLSIAPGSFVSIVGPSGAGKSTFLRLIIGQEAPTRGAIDLDGEKLRAEPGPDRGVVFQKYSVFPHLSARDNVVFGLDCAGSPLLGRLTGARRRKALEEADAMLAAVGLADSGDLYPAKMSGGMQQRLAIAQALIKKPRILLLDEPFGALDPGVRLDMHELITGLWRDNGLTIMMVTHDIKEAFKLGTRVLAFDKRRRDPHAPHRYGATVVYDFPLDKPGAVGPEALAGLGG
- a CDS encoding DUF3892 domain-containing protein, coding for MTRHAEITWIAQNGRHTTYERISHVGGDTPEPWSLTIRQAVKLADAGQRRFFVLRDGVEVKVEALTSRTGARYLKTANDRNEPHELLKLPANPAFEAQLAASALVA